A single genomic interval of Eurosta solidaginis isolate ZX-2024a chromosome 3, ASM4086904v1, whole genome shotgun sequence harbors:
- the LOC137247129 gene encoding uncharacterized protein — MPIASHQLRILLGIALLWGEFTNSCFGVAASDHMSIANKREQLLTIMIEEYLKLTDYELEHCKVLVQNVLADQQVMDKQSDLMDAERLLLENFVRQVTDKEQEEAPAKTNIANRFFYLIAKSMIYQGFESILRRHDTTNSRRKFSPENYLIESSFKRNGLGTFQRDVTQKQMKFMNDFVKEVESYVSLLTPAQRNERDSEPQKMINWLVKMRRDTDVQQRMETFKDFMRFFVKM; from the exons ATGCCCATAGCGAGTCATCAACTAAGAATACTACTCGGCATTGCATTGCTGTGGGGTGAG TTCACAAACTCTTGCTTTGGAGTAGCTGCCAGTGATCATATGTCGATAGCAAATAAACGCGAACAGCTACTCACCATCATGATTGAGGAATATCTGAAGCTAACCGACTATGAGTTGGAACACTGCAAAGTTTTGGTGCAAAATGTGTTGGCCGATCAGCAAGTGATGGATAAACAAAGCGATCTCATGGACGCAGAAAGGCTTCTATTAGAGAATTTCGTACGCCAAGTTACAGACAAAGAGCAGGAGGAAGCACCAGCAAAAACCAACATAGCGAatcgtttcttttatttaattgccaaaTCTATGATATATCAAGGATTTGAATCGATACTCAGGCGTCATGATACCACAAATTCACGTCGCAAATTTAGTCCAGAAAATTATCTCATTGAAAGTTCGTTTAAAAGGAATGGATTGGGCACATTTCAGCGTGACGTTACACAAAAGCAAATGAAGTTTATGAATGATTTTGTTAAAGAAGTTGAGTCATATGTGAGTTTATTAACGCCAGCGCAACGCAATGAAAGGGATAGCGAACCACAAAAGATGATCAATTGGTTGGTCAAAATGAGACGCGATACAGATGTGCAACAAAGAATGGAAACTTTTAAGgattttatgagatttttcgtGAAAATGTAA